A window of the Streptococcus sp. 116-D4 genome harbors these coding sequences:
- a CDS encoding sensor histidine kinase yields MKNWRKNRMKQFWLHTLLRTYSSVMMIIIASFAILLSYADWNLREKEAQRVAQRVTTRTVEEVEYYYRESAQLAQDLVANQDRIQGVYKYFSLSTSEYFYWLLEHQAASSTAISLYENIDDLYVQNDSITGVAIVLQDFKEVYVSTRDKRSGYILPAEAFKPEANSFAIPVLDPATDQSIGVIYISLNPEVLYHAIDNTRGHIPMAVFVTSPFDTEMFHIGERVDREHENWFVGMTSHGYQVQVAVPKNFVLQGTVASSALIVGLSLLFIVILYLTLRQTFANYQKQVVDLVDSIQAIAQGEEGLRIDTLEKDQELLLIAETTNDMLDRLEKNIHDIYQLELSQKDANMRALQAQINPHFMYNTLEFLRMYAVMQSQDELADIIYEFSSLLRNNISDERETLLKQELEFCRKYSYLCMVRYPKSIAYGFKIDPELENMKIPKFTLQPLVENYFAHGVDHRRTDNVISIKALKQDGFVEILVVDNGRGMSVEKLASIREKLSQRQFEHQASYSAKRQSIGIINVHERFVLYFGDRYAITIESAEQAGVQYRITIQDE; encoded by the coding sequence ATGAAAAATTGGCGAAAAAATAGAATGAAGCAGTTTTGGCTACATACGCTTCTAAGAACCTACAGTTCAGTTATGATGATTATTATTGCGAGTTTTGCAATCTTACTCTCTTACGCTGACTGGAATTTACGGGAAAAGGAAGCTCAAAGAGTAGCCCAGCGTGTAACCACTCGAACAGTCGAAGAGGTGGAATATTATTATCGCGAGTCAGCCCAGCTAGCGCAAGATTTAGTAGCCAATCAAGACCGGATACAAGGGGTTTATAAGTACTTTAGCTTGTCAACTTCTGAGTATTTTTATTGGCTGTTGGAACATCAAGCAGCTTCGTCAACTGCTATTTCTTTGTATGAAAATATTGATGATCTTTATGTCCAAAATGACTCTATAACGGGTGTTGCAATCGTCTTGCAGGATTTTAAAGAAGTTTATGTATCAACAAGGGATAAAAGAAGTGGTTATATCTTGCCTGCTGAGGCCTTTAAACCGGAGGCCAATAGTTTTGCCATTCCAGTTCTGGACCCAGCAACGGATCAATCTATAGGGGTGATTTACATCTCCTTGAATCCAGAAGTTTTATACCATGCCATTGACAATACCCGAGGTCATATTCCGATGGCTGTATTTGTAACCTCTCCTTTTGATACAGAGATGTTTCATATTGGTGAGAGGGTCGATAGGGAGCATGAGAACTGGTTTGTTGGTATGACCTCTCATGGCTATCAGGTTCAGGTGGCAGTTCCTAAAAACTTTGTTTTACAAGGAACAGTGGCTAGCTCTGCTTTGATTGTGGGCTTGAGCCTTCTCTTTATTGTTATTCTCTATCTGACTTTGAGACAGACATTTGCGAATTATCAAAAGCAGGTAGTAGATTTGGTGGATTCTATTCAAGCTATTGCTCAAGGAGAGGAAGGTCTTCGCATTGATACGCTTGAAAAGGATCAGGAATTGCTCCTAATCGCAGAGACGACCAATGATATGCTGGATCGTTTGGAAAAGAATATCCATGATATTTATCAGCTAGAGCTTAGTCAAAAAGATGCCAATATGCGAGCCTTGCAGGCGCAAATCAACCCTCACTTCATGTACAATACGCTGGAGTTCTTGCGCATGTATGCAGTTATGCAGAGTCAAGATGAGTTAGCAGATATCATTTATGAGTTCAGTAGTCTCTTGCGTAACAATATTTCCGACGAAAGAGAGACCCTTCTCAAACAGGAATTAGAATTTTGCCGTAAATACAGCTATCTCTGCATGGTTCGCTATCCCAAGTCCATTGCCTATGGTTTCAAGATAGATCCAGAGTTAGAGAATATGAAGATTCCCAAGTTTACCTTGCAACCGCTGGTAGAAAATTATTTCGCGCATGGTGTTGACCACAGACGGACAGATAATGTGATTAGCATCAAGGCGCTTAAACAGGATGGGTTTGTGGAAATTTTAGTGGTCGATAATGGCCGTGGAATGTCGGTTGAAAAACTGGCAAGTATTCGAGAAAAATTAAGTCAGAGACAGTTTGAACACCAAGCAAGCTATAGTGCAAAAAGGCAGTCTATCGGGATTATCAATGTACACGAGCGTTTTGTGCTCTATTTTGGGGACCGCTATGCCATTACGATAGAGTCTGCGGAGCAAGCAGGTGTTCAGTATCGTATTACAATTCAAGATGAGTAG
- a CDS encoding YesL family protein — protein MGRFLDFVFNRFFLGMIATAFFWLLTLAGGIILGLAPASATLMSLYAEHGYSFREYSLKEAWSLYKQNFVSSNLIFYSFLGVDLVLIYGLYLLVQLPHQTIIHLIATFLNVLVVALLFLAYTVSLKLQVYFDLSYRNSLKLSLIGIFMNLSAVAKVLLGTVLLVAIGYYMPALLFFVGIGMWHFFISDMLEPVYESIHEKLAKK, from the coding sequence ATGGGGAGATTTTTAGACTTTGTCTTTAATCGTTTCTTTTTAGGAATGATTGCGACAGCCTTCTTTTGGCTATTAACATTAGCAGGAGGGATTATCCTTGGTCTAGCGCCGGCTAGTGCCACCTTGATGAGCTTATATGCAGAACATGGTTATAGCTTTCGGGAATACAGCTTGAAGGAGGCCTGGTCTCTTTATAAGCAAAATTTTGTCTCAAGCAACCTGATTTTCTATAGCTTTTTAGGGGTGGATCTAGTTTTGATCTATGGCCTATATCTCTTGGTGCAGTTGCCTCATCAGACCATTATTCATTTGATTGCGACCTTTTTGAATGTTCTAGTAGTTGCCCTGCTGTTTTTGGCTTATACAGTATCTTTGAAATTACAAGTTTATTTTGATTTGTCCTATCGAAATAGTCTCAAACTATCCTTGATTGGCATCTTTATGAACTTATCGGCTGTGGCTAAGGTTCTTCTTGGGACAGTGCTACTTGTAGCAATTGGTTATTATATGCCTGCTCTTCTCTTCTTTGTAGGAATTGGGATGTGGCATTTCTTTATCAGTGATATGTTGGAACCGGTCTATGAAAGCATCCATGAAAAATTGGCGAAAAAATAG
- a CDS encoding MptD family putative ECF transporter S component: MKKSILTTLLFAVLYFFCMGIGVLLGNLFDQAGNMFYAPAFTALVGGSVYMILIAKVPRFGAITTIGLVMALFFLGTKHGAGAFLPGIICGLLADAVANLGKYKDQTKNLLSFLIFAFSTSGPILLMWITPKAYMAALLARGKSQEYIDRIMVAPNPGTVLLFIASIVIGALVGALIGQALSKKLAQKI; the protein is encoded by the coding sequence ATGAAAAAATCTATCTTAACGACACTGCTTTTTGCAGTTCTTTACTTCTTCTGCATGGGGATTGGTGTCCTTTTGGGCAATCTCTTTGACCAAGCTGGAAACATGTTTTATGCGCCTGCCTTTACTGCCCTTGTCGGCGGTAGCGTCTATATGATTCTGATCGCAAAAGTTCCGCGATTTGGAGCCATTACCACTATCGGCCTTGTCATGGCCCTCTTTTTCTTGGGAACTAAACACGGTGCTGGTGCCTTCCTTCCTGGAATCATCTGTGGCCTCCTAGCAGATGCAGTAGCTAATCTCGGAAAATACAAGGACCAAACAAAGAACCTCCTTTCTTTCCTTATTTTTGCCTTTAGCACATCAGGACCAATCTTGCTTATGTGGATTACTCCCAAAGCCTATATGGCAGCCCTTCTAGCAAGAGGAAAATCGCAAGAATATATCGACCGTATCATGGTCGCACCAAACCCTGGAACCGTCCTTCTATTTATCGCAAGTATTGTCATCGGAGCCCTAGTTGGTGCCTTGATTGGACAAGCCTTGAGTAAAAAATTGGCGCAAAAAATCTGA
- a CDS encoding response regulator transcription factor: protein MKILLIDDHKLFSQSIKMILELSETIEYVDLVENFQSVDDIDYSQYDIILVDINLTSIYETDGLALAEEMIKKERGIKIVILTGYSKKIYEYRAQKMGVYAFIDKSIDPDKLLTQLKGIYSGKKYFSVEEIVDILSEREIEVLESIRNGLTIDEVCETLFLSKRTVSNHLANVFSELGVNNRQEAIHKAELLGYFSPE, encoded by the coding sequence ATGAAAATTTTATTAATTGATGATCACAAGTTGTTTAGTCAGAGCATAAAAATGATTTTAGAGTTATCAGAAACAATTGAATATGTTGATTTAGTTGAAAATTTTCAATCAGTAGATGATATTGATTATAGTCAATACGATATCATTTTGGTAGATATTAATTTGACTAGTATTTATGAAACAGATGGATTAGCCTTGGCAGAAGAAATGATAAAAAAAGAACGAGGTATTAAAATCGTTATTTTAACAGGGTATAGCAAAAAAATTTATGAGTATCGAGCTCAGAAGATGGGAGTTTATGCTTTTATTGATAAAAGTATCGATCCAGATAAGCTTCTTACTCAATTAAAAGGTATATATAGTGGAAAAAAGTATTTTTCGGTAGAAGAAATCGTGGATATCTTGTCTGAACGAGAGATAGAAGTGTTAGAATCAATCAGAAATGGTTTAACAATTGATGAGGTTTGTGAAACCTTATTTTTAAGTAAGCGGACTGTTTCGAATCATTTGGCAAATGTATTTTCAGAGCTAGGTGTTAATAATAGGCAGGAGGCAATCCATAAAGCAGAACTTTTAGGATATTTCTCTCCAGAGTAA
- a CDS encoding sensor histidine kinase, which produces MKTWLKNISDNSLLLWWSTLINHFILMVYIYLKIPFDFSSTFTQKFAVVFIILLIISTYICNFLKFKYSELKLWLLLSLFLISWQLALSLNVEHTLFHFLDLLHPINSFLLVYSSVSIILLGKKIGEELFFVTFIVTIITEISYFFSEPLFLFLSIFTSFFISCLPIVLLMMYKKELKSFLNYQRENLIFLSFFLPVTYVILYINTADIGILNFLWYVEIFLVLVSFHLKTIYMSFQKKIDELKLLYIEASLKVLLGVSILLIATFIIARLDLKQSFICFNLLVLIVGFLTEEFIRLFRGKRLTGAKDYLEVLFLKRNKMVKNLLANEDMEQQFAEFLHNEVLQSVMAIKNFNKYGEDEKFRTQIGYVSDELVQRIRERMDYYQPMSSGNEELTKKYTSLIDRILRRYETMKEVKTDFQSDFFLMEPYDKILYRFIEELVTNAVKYSSGHTIWFSLSVSDDIIYLSCKNNYDISSNHLGYGLKNLENRVSVLGGTIEIQTMDAMFQVEIQLPIDKELCYENFIN; this is translated from the coding sequence ATGAAGACGTGGTTAAAGAATATTTCTGATAACTCATTATTGTTATGGTGGAGCACTTTAATAAATCATTTTATATTAATGGTTTATATATACCTTAAAATTCCATTTGACTTTTCATCAACTTTTACTCAAAAATTTGCAGTTGTTTTTATTATTTTGTTGATTATTTCTACTTATATTTGTAATTTCTTAAAGTTTAAATATAGTGAATTAAAGTTGTGGCTATTACTATCTCTATTTTTAATTAGTTGGCAATTGGCTCTGAGTTTGAATGTTGAACACACATTATTCCATTTTTTAGATCTACTTCATCCCATTAATTCTTTTCTATTAGTTTATAGTTCAGTATCTATTATTCTGTTAGGTAAAAAAATAGGTGAGGAACTATTTTTTGTAACTTTTATCGTTACGATTATTACAGAGATATCTTATTTTTTTAGTGAGCCTCTCTTTTTATTCTTATCTATATTTACATCATTTTTCATTTCTTGCTTACCTATTGTTCTGTTAATGATGTATAAAAAAGAGTTGAAATCTTTTTTAAATTACCAGAGGGAAAATTTAATCTTCCTTTCATTTTTTCTACCCGTTACTTATGTCATTTTATATATTAATACGGCTGATATTGGTATTTTAAATTTTTTATGGTATGTAGAAATTTTTTTGGTACTTGTTTCGTTCCACTTGAAAACAATTTATATGAGTTTTCAAAAAAAGATAGATGAGTTGAAACTATTATATATTGAGGCAAGTTTAAAAGTACTACTGGGGGTAAGTATCCTTTTAATTGCTACATTTATTATTGCAAGACTAGATTTAAAACAAAGTTTTATTTGTTTTAATTTACTTGTGCTGATCGTTGGATTTCTAACGGAAGAATTTATTAGATTATTTAGAGGTAAGCGGCTAACGGGTGCAAAAGATTATTTAGAAGTTTTATTTTTGAAAAGAAATAAGATGGTGAAGAATTTGTTAGCTAATGAAGATATGGAGCAACAATTCGCAGAATTTCTTCATAACGAAGTATTACAAAGTGTGATGGCTATTAAAAATTTTAATAAATATGGAGAAGATGAGAAGTTTAGAACTCAGATTGGATATGTCTCAGATGAACTAGTTCAACGTATCCGAGAGAGAATGGATTATTATCAACCAATGAGTAGTGGCAATGAGGAGTTAACTAAAAAATATACATCATTAATTGATAGAATATTGAGGAGATATGAGACCATGAAAGAAGTTAAAACAGATTTTCAGTCTGATTTTTTTCTAATGGAACCGTATGATAAGATTCTTTATCGCTTTATTGAAGAATTAGTGACTAATGCTGTTAAATATTCATCAGGACATACTATTTGGTTCTCTCTCTCTGTATCTGACGATATTATTTATTTATCTTGTAAAAATAATTATGATATTTCTAGTAACCATCTTGGTTATGGGTTAAAGAATTTAGAAAATCGGGTTAGTGTTTTAGGTGGAACAATAGAAATTCAGACAATGGATGCTATGTTTCAAGTAGAAATTCAATTACCAATAGATAAGGAGCTATGCTATGAAAATTTTATTAATTGA
- a CDS encoding FtsX-like permease family protein produces the protein MYPKLILRNVQRNLQTYTVYFLSLTLIYSLLYAFNALPSHPVMQSLSGAKEMMTTIMTQYMGLLSYVVLSTIAFLVVYSTGFVLGRRKQELGLYATLGMKKRHIVGTLFCETMVVNLFALLAGFILGLGVLIVLAHIASNFFMGNYFGNMFFLDMKSVNLLGISYLATSVIIGVMDIFTFRKQAIIALIQENGVKSSIFSKGETKWQVVLFILSALVICFGCVYLSDYTHISILRNWGMLLITLFVLVIFIFYSTLSHSLIRLTYSLPNWYFKKYNSFKLRQLSKQADRNSVTISVLSLSLALATSLLIFSGSAYSSLSNDLNKFIPYDIDVQMFKGEKYHHNNIDVKNKLKEDGFDFSIIDKEFEYPTYISELTYKDIIDTSNLWDLDKELGGSFVNIVSLTDYNFLLRLQGKKEVSLSDNEFLINANYKGTRKQIREFLSKTNELTVSDVKLRSSSKSPLENVYFVTTVENNDRGTLIVPDKVAKKLTINSLHYVALYKKGIDKRNVESFLENWIENYYFTDQEGNQADFVYQTKVRSAELYLGVMGVIVLVLIFVGVIFTVITLSILSLQASTNALESVNDYNILYLLGNQRMQNKKIIFQQILAYFLIPLLIAIPLSCSLSNSLLGYFENFANTTVVIDVKYLLFMIGLFTIYIYFTYKICVRASNQI, from the coding sequence ATGTATCCAAAATTAATTCTCAGAAATGTTCAAAGAAATTTACAGACATACACAGTTTACTTTCTTAGTTTAACGTTAATTTATAGTCTACTCTATGCATTTAATGCTTTGCCAAGTCATCCTGTCATGCAAAGTCTATCAGGTGCTAAGGAGATGATGACAACCATTATGACACAATATATGGGACTATTATCTTATGTTGTATTGAGTACAATTGCTTTTTTAGTTGTTTACTCCACTGGTTTCGTATTAGGTCGAAGAAAACAAGAGCTAGGTCTATACGCAACATTGGGGATGAAAAAACGTCATATTGTAGGAACGCTTTTCTGTGAGACAATGGTTGTTAATCTGTTTGCTTTGCTTGCAGGATTTATCTTAGGGTTAGGAGTATTGATTGTCCTAGCACATATTGCATCTAATTTTTTTATGGGGAATTATTTTGGTAATATGTTTTTTCTAGACATGAAATCAGTTAATTTATTAGGAATATCATATTTAGCAACAAGTGTAATCATTGGTGTGATGGACATATTTACTTTTAGAAAGCAAGCTATTATTGCTCTTATTCAAGAAAATGGTGTTAAAAGTTCTATTTTTTCGAAAGGAGAAACAAAATGGCAAGTGGTACTATTTATCTTGTCGGCACTAGTTATTTGCTTTGGATGTGTCTATCTATCAGACTATACACATATTTCAATTCTTAGAAATTGGGGAATGTTACTTATAACACTGTTTGTACTAGTTATATTTATTTTTTACAGTACATTAAGCCATTCTTTGATCCGCTTAACTTATTCATTGCCAAATTGGTATTTCAAGAAATATAATTCATTTAAACTCAGACAACTATCTAAGCAAGCAGATCGTAATTCGGTGACCATATCGGTATTATCGCTTTCCTTGGCATTAGCAACTAGCTTATTGATTTTTAGTGGTAGTGCCTACAGTTCATTGAGTAATGATTTAAATAAATTTATTCCTTATGATATTGATGTGCAGATGTTTAAGGGAGAAAAATACCATCATAACAATATAGATGTAAAGAATAAGTTAAAAGAAGATGGTTTTGACTTTTCGATTATTGATAAAGAGTTTGAGTATCCAACTTATATAAGTGAATTGACTTATAAAGATATTATTGATACAAGCAATTTATGGGATTTAGATAAAGAATTAGGAGGTTCGTTCGTTAATATTGTTTCGCTTACTGATTATAATTTTTTATTAAGACTTCAAGGGAAAAAAGAAGTCAGTTTGTCAGACAATGAATTTTTAATAAATGCAAACTATAAAGGCACTAGGAAGCAGATTAGGGAATTTCTCTCTAAAACTAACGAATTGACTGTTTCCGATGTAAAGTTAAGGTCTAGTTCTAAAAGTCCTTTGGAAAATGTTTATTTTGTTACTACAGTAGAAAATAATGATCGAGGGACATTGATAGTTCCTGATAAAGTAGCGAAAAAATTGACTATTAACAGTTTACATTATGTAGCCTTATATAAAAAAGGGATTGATAAACGAAATGTTGAATCATTTTTAGAGAACTGGATTGAAAACTATTATTTTACGGATCAAGAAGGAAATCAAGCTGATTTTGTATATCAAACAAAAGTTCGATCAGCAGAACTATATCTAGGAGTTATGGGGGTCATTGTATTAGTTCTAATTTTTGTTGGAGTTATTTTTACAGTTATCACATTGAGTATTTTGTCGTTGCAGGCTTCCACAAATGCATTAGAAAGTGTTAATGATTACAATATACTTTATTTATTAGGAAATCAAAGAATGCAAAATAAAAAAATTATTTTTCAACAGATTCTCGCCTATTTTCTAATACCGTTGCTAATAGCTATTCCATTGAGTTGTTCACTTAGTAATAGCTTATTAGGCTACTTTGAAAATTTTGCAAATACAACAGTTGTAATTGATGTAAAATATTTATTGTTTATGATTGGTTTATTTACAATTTATATCTATTTTACCTATAAAATTTGTGTGAGGGCCAGTAATCAGATCTAA
- a CDS encoding ABC transporter ATP-binding protein, which produces MSQLVVKNLNKEFGEGDSLVHALSDVNLSVKTGEFLAIMGASGSGKTTLLNCISTIDKPTSGDISFEGFDIINATDNQLANYRSQNISYIFQSYNLVETLTVYENIVLPLQIQGKKVSDCHLIIENILEKLSIGQLRNKFPNQLSGGQRQRVATARALIDESKLLIADEPTGALDSANSENLMALLQEINQVFGITILMVTHDPAAAKYSSRIILLKDGQVTADMYRHSLSNEEYLQEIYKHTR; this is translated from the coding sequence TCACAATTAGTTGTAAAAAATTTAAATAAAGAGTTTGGGGAGGGAGATAGCCTAGTTCATGCTTTATCGGATGTTAATCTCTCTGTAAAGACAGGAGAATTTCTTGCTATTATGGGAGCAAGCGGCAGTGGAAAAACAACTTTGTTAAACTGTATTTCAACAATTGATAAGCCGACGTCAGGTGATATTTCCTTTGAGGGATTTGATATCATCAATGCAACAGATAATCAATTGGCAAACTATCGCTCACAAAATATTTCCTATATCTTTCAATCTTATAATTTAGTTGAAACTTTAACAGTTTATGAGAATATTGTCTTACCATTACAAATTCAAGGGAAAAAAGTTTCTGATTGTCATTTAATAATAGAAAATATCCTAGAAAAATTATCAATCGGTCAATTACGAAATAAATTTCCCAATCAATTATCAGGAGGACAAAGACAGCGTGTTGCCACCGCACGTGCTCTAATTGATGAATCTAAACTGCTTATTGCAGATGAACCAACAGGTGCTTTAGATTCGGCTAACTCAGAAAATTTAATGGCTCTTCTGCAAGAGATTAATCAAGTTTTTGGCATTACCATTTTAATGGTGACACATGATCCGGCAGCAGCTAAGTATTCATCACGGATTATTCTATTAAAGGATGGACAAGTTACAGCAGATATGTACCGCCATTCTTTATCAAATGAAGAATATTTACAAGAAATTTATAAACATACACGATAA